The nucleotide sequence TTTTTTCCGTTTTCCGTCGGATATTCCCCCGAAATCCGACAAAAAAAGAAAAGTCGTCTAACACGAGTAAGGATACTCTATCGCACGACTTGTTACAACCGATGATTGCATACGTTATATTTTTTTTACGCGTTCTGACAAAGCAAGTCAGAAAGTAGCATTATCTGTACAAGCGGGCAATACAACAATCAAAATTTATAGCTAAGAGAAAGAGATACAACAGGATAGTACTCGTATTCATCAATCTCTTTTTCTATTTCCTGTCGCTCCTGCTCAATAAAGGCCTCGGCAACTGGATGGTTACCAAGTCCCCAAGGATCCTCAACATGTAACTCCGTGACCCGTGGTGAGCCCTGAAACATAATTCCCAGATCTATATTCACCCCCCAGCGGCTCATGGATTCATGATTACTTGTCCAGCCGATACCAAGGTAAGGGGCAAAGGTGTCAAACTCAACCAACCCGACCACATGGGCCTGATCAATCAGGTCAGCGTAGCGAGCAAGCTCCGGGGACAGCAGATCCTTTCGGTAGGTGCCGTCAATATCTATTTCATTATTATTAAGATAGGCGCCTAGAGTAAAACGAAAGGCATTAGCAAAGGGGTGGAGATCAAGAAGCAATGAACTCGTGGAAAAATCCGGGGCAAAATTATAATCAATATCTGAGATCGTGGTATCAAAATCAAAACTGATCTGGTTCACACCCGCACGGATCTCCAGATAAGGATTCATATCTAGGCTGACCTCTACCCCGCCTCCGAGGGTTCCTGCCTTGATACCTAGGCCAATCTGACCGGATTCTGCATACGCAGGAGAGTTGATTGCCAACAGAGAACCTGCGGCAAGAAAAACATACACTTTTTTCATAGTTATTCCTTTTGGGCAACCAGCAAACAAGACAGCTGCCACCCTATTATTTCTTCTTTTGTACCATTGAAAGGAGCCGATCTATTGCGGGGGCAGTCTCACTCTGGCTCTTCTCCCACCAGTAACTCAACAACCTCTATTTTTTCCTTTGCCCCTTCTGCTAAATCCAATACCGGAACGCTCCCCTGTTTCACTTCCACACCTCTCTCATCATGGGTGATGCGGACCTTGGGTTTATCAATCTCCTTCCCGGAGGCAACAACCGTTGCCATGCAGCCGTTATTTAACCGAACCTGACTCCCTGGCGGATAGATACCAAGTGCGGTGATGAAAGCTACAAGCAATGCAGGATCAAAGGCGCCCTTATCATTGATCATAATACCGAATGCCGCTAAGGGGGTAATCGATGGTTTATAGGGCCGAACCGCTGTTAAGGCCTCAAAGACATCACAGATCTGGAGCAGGCTGTTGAAATGACTGCGCACGACCCAAGAGGGGGGCGAAGGATAACCACCTCTGTCGTGGCGAATATGATGTCCCCAAGCCGCCGCAATCTGCATTGGCGTCGACTCCCTATGGTTAAGCAAGATTTCTGCTCCGAATTCAGGATGTGAGCGCATAAGGGCAAACTCTTCATCATTCAGCTTGCCTCGCTTATAAATAATCTCCGACGGTATTCTTCCTTTTCCAACATCATGAAGAAGGGCCGCAGTCCCGAGATCAACAAGTTGGTCCTTGTCCACTCCCAGTGTGTCGGCCACAAAAACTGCTAAGGTAGCAACCCTGACAGAATGTCCCACGGTATAGCTGTCATGATCAGGATAGTGGACGAATTGCAAAATATCAGCAAAATCAGAACCTGCACTCTCCAAAAGATGCTCGCTGATCGTTTGCGCTCCGTTGATATCCAAAGGACGCTGGAGGCTGACATCACAGAATGATTTTGCCACAATATCATAGAGGGCTTGATAAACAAGGAGGGGCGAATGGCGTTCATCAGAACCACCGTTTTCATGCTGGCAATCCTGATCCTCAGAGCTTGAACTCGGCTGAACGCAATGCGCCTCCAGTTGGATATTTTCGACCTGATGCAATTGCAGAAATTCTTCAGCTTCCTGAATATTGTTGACCGAATGCGTCAGATGATCCGTCAAATCAAGGAGCCGCTGAACCTCCGGGACACTGACCCCTGGAGTGAACACAAAGCCAGAGCAATGAAGCAACTGGGCAAACTCAACTAATTGCAGCCCCATAATACTGGGGCCGAAAAGATAATGCCCTTCATACACTAACTTATTATCAGCTATACCAATACATAACTTATTCTTTTCAGTTGCAACAAAAAAATCCTGGAGGTCGTTTATAAAAAACTGACAGCTCTCTTTTATTATGGGGTGCTC is from Candidatus Electrothrix sp. GW3-4 and encodes:
- a CDS encoding HD domain-containing phosphohydrolase gives rise to the protein MDVKLNKIIVLLCKSIGQRKIYFSEHPIIKESCQFFINDLQDFFVATEKNKLCIGIADNKLVYEGHYLFGPSIMGLQLVEFAQLLHCSGFVFTPGVSVPEVQRLLDLTDHLTHSVNNIQEAEEFLQLHQVENIQLEAHCVQPSSSSEDQDCQHENGGSDERHSPLLVYQALYDIVAKSFCDVSLQRPLDINGAQTISEHLLESAGSDFADILQFVHYPDHDSYTVGHSVRVATLAVFVADTLGVDKDQLVDLGTAALLHDVGKGRIPSEIIYKRGKLNDEEFALMRSHPEFGAEILLNHRESTPMQIAAAWGHHIRHDRGGYPSPPSWVVRSHFNSLLQICDVFEALTAVRPYKPSITPLAAFGIMINDKGAFDPALLVAFITALGIYPPGSQVRLNNGCMATVVASGKEIDKPKVRITHDERGVEVKQGSVPVLDLAEGAKEKIEVVELLVGEEPE